In Caballeronia sp. Lep1P3, one DNA window encodes the following:
- a CDS encoding YbfB/YjiJ family MFS transporter: MRQADDNLHSSDDASARRTPRASRHADARIVALSLSLGSAIALGFARFSYALLLPPMKQDLAWNFAQAGAMNTANALGYLLGALAFARLSRHAAPRTLFLWGCIATTLLMASSGAAVDTDALLALRVATGAGSALVFVSGGVLAARLASLSPKEAGFIIGLYYGGTGWGIAVSSVLVPLTVLPGAHGWRFAWLALAAACAACAIAAVAAAWRIDPGVQPMPHVHAQGVAQPPIARRRYGFALAGYACFGVGYIGYMTFIVALLRNAGLSAAVVSGFYVLLGVATVASARLWSGLLDRMRGGQALALLNALLVVATLVPAVVAHPLAAFASGVLFGATFLSAVASTTAFVRHNLPAPQWGRGINAFTIVFALGQIVGPTVIGRISDSAGLTRGLVYSAAMLALGAALAACQRPLDAAH; this comes from the coding sequence GTGAGGCAAGCCGACGACAACCTCCATTCCTCCGACGATGCGTCCGCCCGGCGCACGCCGCGCGCAAGCCGCCACGCCGATGCGCGGATCGTGGCGCTGTCGCTATCGCTCGGGAGCGCCATCGCGCTCGGCTTCGCGCGATTCTCGTATGCGCTGCTCCTGCCGCCGATGAAGCAGGACCTCGCGTGGAACTTCGCGCAGGCCGGCGCGATGAACACCGCCAACGCGCTCGGGTATCTGCTCGGCGCGCTCGCCTTTGCGCGCCTTTCGCGGCACGCCGCGCCCCGCACGCTCTTTCTCTGGGGATGCATCGCCACCACGCTGCTGATGGCGTCGAGCGGCGCCGCGGTCGATACGGACGCGTTGCTCGCACTTCGCGTGGCCACCGGCGCAGGCAGCGCGCTCGTGTTCGTCAGCGGCGGCGTGCTGGCGGCTCGCCTCGCTTCGCTGTCGCCGAAGGAAGCGGGGTTCATCATCGGGCTGTATTACGGCGGCACGGGCTGGGGCATCGCGGTGTCGTCGGTTCTGGTTCCGCTCACGGTGCTGCCGGGCGCGCACGGCTGGCGATTTGCCTGGCTCGCGCTCGCCGCCGCGTGCGCCGCCTGCGCGATCGCCGCGGTGGCGGCGGCGTGGCGCATCGATCCCGGCGTTCAGCCGATGCCGCACGTTCACGCGCAAGGCGTCGCGCAGCCACCCATCGCCCGCCGGCGCTACGGCTTCGCGCTCGCGGGATACGCGTGCTTCGGCGTCGGCTATATCGGCTACATGACGTTCATCGTGGCGCTGCTGCGCAACGCGGGGTTGAGCGCGGCAGTCGTGAGCGGCTTCTACGTGCTGCTCGGCGTCGCGACGGTGGCATCGGCGCGTCTGTGGTCCGGACTGCTCGACCGCATGCGCGGTGGCCAGGCGCTTGCGTTGCTCAATGCGCTGCTCGTCGTGGCGACGCTCGTTCCGGCGGTGGTCGCGCATCCGCTCGCGGCGTTCGCATCCGGCGTGCTCTTCGGCGCGACGTTTCTTTCGGCGGTCGCGTCGACGACCGCGTTCGTCCGGCACAACCTTCCCGCGCCTCAATGGGGACGCGGCATCAACGCATTCACCATCGTGTTCGCGCTCGGGCAGATCGTCGGGCCGACCGTCATCGGGCGAATATCGGACAGCGCCGGCCTGACGCGCGGTCTCGTCTATTCGGCGGCGATGCTGGCGCTCGGCGCGGCGCTCGCGGCGTGTCAGAGACCGCTGGACGCGGCTCATTGA
- a CDS encoding replication initiation protein: MENQDLTVTPQQLALDIYEDMSGQGTAICEATRDIGFLRNNIFTRVGGLGIAARRVLDAAYFIVATKAPDELVDDKVYTFTADVNYFKWLMRYDSRNHSHLIAQMRAAARARVEIMTAPSIEELTEKDSWGTISLLGDCYIERNVVCVLLSGRVIKYLISPYKAHWLSLRASTAFSLSLARAIYDRLIPCQGHGVTEWFPFEEVLEWPGKVGESRKEVKEFKKRFLEPAIDQLNEVSDFDVSWEANADRVGRDKLKLRFRFTKKQGADAARAGIQDSMYLLLHNEFAFDTPDFERLAKHRDVWTDERLEQAIEYTRFKLNEGKVTVSPRGYLFKALEGNYRIGDADRKMAAIKARQLEDDKKTRRERDAAQAKLEATIQAQNDSAKAKLSEEIRAGRQFFEAADAQLRKDLCHSFVTQLIPQRLIEKQGLARESLSADNILTVNRVVADAFCSHVFIKMKKIRPNV, translated from the coding sequence ATGGAAAACCAAGATCTCACTGTCACGCCTCAGCAGCTTGCGCTGGACATCTACGAAGACATGTCCGGGCAGGGCACGGCCATCTGCGAGGCGACGCGAGACATCGGATTTCTTCGAAACAACATCTTCACTCGCGTGGGCGGCCTCGGCATCGCCGCGCGTCGCGTGCTGGACGCGGCCTACTTCATCGTCGCGACCAAGGCGCCCGATGAGCTCGTCGACGACAAGGTCTACACGTTCACCGCCGACGTCAATTACTTCAAGTGGCTGATGCGCTACGACAGCCGCAATCACAGCCACCTGATTGCGCAGATGCGCGCCGCGGCCCGTGCGCGCGTCGAAATCATGACGGCGCCGTCGATCGAGGAGCTGACCGAGAAAGATTCGTGGGGCACGATAAGCCTGCTCGGTGACTGCTATATCGAACGCAACGTTGTCTGCGTGCTGCTTTCCGGGCGCGTCATCAAGTATCTGATCAGCCCTTACAAGGCGCACTGGCTCAGCTTGCGCGCGTCCACCGCGTTCTCGCTTTCGCTCGCGCGAGCCATCTACGATCGGCTCATCCCGTGCCAAGGGCACGGCGTAACCGAATGGTTCCCGTTCGAAGAAGTGCTCGAATGGCCGGGCAAGGTCGGCGAGTCCAGAAAAGAGGTCAAGGAGTTCAAGAAGCGCTTTCTCGAGCCCGCCATCGACCAGCTCAACGAAGTGTCGGATTTCGACGTCAGTTGGGAAGCGAACGCCGACCGCGTGGGCCGCGACAAGCTCAAGCTGCGTTTTCGCTTCACCAAGAAGCAGGGCGCGGACGCCGCTCGCGCCGGCATTCAGGATTCCATGTACCTGCTGCTTCACAACGAATTTGCATTCGATACACCCGATTTCGAGCGCCTCGCGAAGCATCGGGACGTGTGGACCGACGAGCGGCTCGAGCAGGCGATCGAGTACACGCGCTTCAAGCTGAACGAAGGGAAGGTGACGGTCAGTCCGCGCGGCTATTTGTTCAAGGCGCTGGAGGGCAACTATCGCATCGGCGACGCGGACCGGAAGATGGCGGCGATCAAGGCGCGCCAGCTCGAAGACGACAAGAAAACGCGTCGCGAGCGCGATGCCGCCCAGGCAAAGCTCGAAGCGACCATTCAGGCGCAGAACGATTCGGCCAAGGCCAAGCTCAGCGAGGAAATCAGGGCAGGGCGGCAGTTCTTCGAAGCAGCCGATGCACAACTTCGAAAGGATCTGTGCCACTCGTTCGTCACGCAATTGATACCGCAGCGCCTGATCGAGAAGCAGGGGCTCGCGCGTGAATCCCTAAGTGCGGACAATATCCTGACTGTGAATCGCGTCGTTGCGGACGCGTTCTGTTCGCACGTGTTCATCAAGATGAAGAAGATTCGCCCGAACGTCTGA
- a CDS encoding ParA family protein, whose product MANVGSLPMEDRKVSLREVAEFADNLEPFSDNLREQILAPRPRKTAPIYTISELAEMCNLTRQQIQYLVTKGEGGLPAGTLNGNGRSRTFTLPEVRMWVKMASDIYQTRLDDGAGEFRGKVLTTAQLKGGSAKTTTTVCLAQALTLLGRKVLLIDLDPQASASELCGLYAEKEISGDDTVLPYIYDQNIEGGLGASVQSTYWDGLDIIPGHTFLYGAEFLLPARQKTIQGYRFWAVLRQGLEPLRAQYDYILIDTSPSLSYMNLNALLAADALVMPMIPENLDFISSLAFWRLFSDVAEDFLPYEEDKVYDFISILLSKVDYGKTSSAPVVRQWAQSAYGRWLDPFEIPASSVMSGGALSFSTALDVVSTHSTAKSLQRVRQPMMQYAKWLDDMFVKSWREAA is encoded by the coding sequence ATGGCCAACGTAGGCAGCCTACCAATGGAAGACCGGAAGGTCTCCCTTCGCGAAGTAGCCGAATTCGCGGATAACCTCGAACCCTTTTCGGACAATCTCCGCGAGCAGATTCTGGCGCCCCGCCCGCGCAAGACGGCCCCCATCTATACGATTAGCGAACTGGCAGAGATGTGCAATCTCACGCGTCAGCAGATTCAGTATCTGGTAACCAAAGGCGAAGGCGGCTTGCCCGCCGGCACGCTGAACGGTAACGGTCGCAGCCGGACGTTCACGCTACCCGAGGTTCGCATGTGGGTGAAGATGGCGTCCGATATCTATCAAACCCGTCTCGATGACGGCGCCGGCGAGTTTCGGGGCAAGGTCCTCACTACCGCCCAACTCAAGGGCGGGTCGGCGAAGACTACAACGACCGTCTGTCTCGCACAAGCGCTCACGCTGCTAGGGCGGAAGGTCCTCCTGATCGATCTGGATCCGCAGGCGTCGGCGTCGGAACTGTGTGGCTTGTACGCGGAAAAGGAGATATCCGGCGACGACACGGTGCTCCCGTATATCTACGATCAGAACATCGAGGGAGGACTCGGTGCCAGCGTGCAATCGACGTACTGGGACGGCCTCGACATCATTCCCGGCCACACGTTTCTCTATGGAGCGGAATTTCTACTGCCGGCGCGTCAGAAGACGATTCAGGGTTATCGCTTCTGGGCGGTGCTTCGGCAGGGTCTTGAGCCGCTGCGCGCGCAGTACGACTACATTCTGATCGATACGTCGCCCTCGCTGTCGTACATGAACCTGAACGCGCTGCTGGCGGCCGATGCGCTCGTCATGCCGATGATTCCCGAGAACCTCGACTTCATCAGTTCCCTGGCGTTCTGGCGCTTGTTCTCCGACGTCGCGGAAGACTTCCTTCCCTACGAGGAGGACAAGGTGTACGACTTCATCTCGATCCTGCTCTCGAAGGTGGATTACGGGAAGACGTCGTCGGCGCCGGTCGTTCGTCAGTGGGCGCAGAGTGCCTACGGTCGCTGGCTCGATCCATTCGAGATTCCCGCCAGTTCGGTCATGAGTGGCGGAGCGCTTTCGTTCTCGACGGCGCTCGATGTGGTTAGCACGCATTCGACGGCGAAATCGCTGCAGCGCGTGCGACAACCGATGATGCAGTACGCGAAGTGGCTCGACGACATGTTCGTGAAATCCTGGAGGGAGGCGGCATGA
- a CDS encoding ParB/RepB/Spo0J family partition protein: MSNNIREQLMAKTANLPKPADFKGDAKKDRTARGPQTMPGITSALAAAQLRIQELESKGVETDIRIDAIVPNPWQPRRQFNESKLSELARSIDEVGLLQAVTVRRIGESFQLVAGERRLRAHKLINKDTIRAVVIECSDQDMAALALMENVTRDDLSDYEVAIAIRRAEAEFPNRTRLAEAMGISRSDLYRFLAFDALPDFVKRDLDLTPSVLGASSAQDVANALKKSGDAGLRALQELWPQVVSGDLVQTKLAASLNAQVSRGAPATDAGGRSILKIFAGKVQAGSITKDVKGLTFKFKAGVVTEEQENQLREHIGKMFSIRSE, from the coding sequence ATGAGCAATAACATTCGTGAACAACTCATGGCCAAGACGGCCAACCTGCCGAAGCCAGCGGATTTCAAAGGCGACGCGAAGAAGGACCGCACGGCGCGCGGTCCGCAGACGATGCCGGGCATTACAAGTGCGCTGGCTGCGGCTCAGCTACGGATTCAGGAACTCGAGTCGAAGGGCGTTGAAACCGATATTCGCATCGATGCGATCGTGCCGAACCCCTGGCAGCCGCGGCGTCAGTTCAACGAGAGCAAGCTATCAGAACTGGCCCGTTCAATCGATGAGGTCGGTCTGCTGCAGGCGGTGACGGTCCGACGGATCGGCGAGTCGTTTCAACTGGTCGCAGGTGAGCGCCGTCTGCGTGCTCACAAGCTCATTAACAAGGACACAATCCGGGCTGTCGTGATCGAGTGTTCCGATCAAGACATGGCGGCGCTTGCGTTGATGGAAAACGTCACGCGCGATGACTTGTCCGACTACGAGGTCGCGATTGCGATTCGCCGGGCGGAAGCGGAGTTTCCCAATCGGACCCGGCTTGCGGAGGCGATGGGAATCTCGCGGAGCGACCTGTATCGCTTCCTCGCGTTCGACGCGCTGCCAGACTTCGTCAAACGCGATCTTGATTTGACGCCATCGGTGCTCGGCGCTTCTTCAGCGCAGGATGTCGCGAACGCGCTCAAGAAGTCTGGCGATGCGGGACTTCGCGCGTTGCAGGAATTATGGCCGCAGGTCGTGTCGGGGGATCTTGTACAGACTAAATTGGCTGCGAGCTTGAATGCGCAAGTTAGCCGCGGCGCTCCCGCGACCGATGCCGGTGGTCGCAGTATTTTGAAGATTTTCGCTGGGAAGGTGCAGGCCGGGAGCATCACCAAGGACGTGAAGGGGCTTACGTTCAAGTTCAAGGCAGGGGTGGTTACGGAAGAACAAGAGAATCAGCTAAGGGAGCATATTGGGAAGATGTTCTCGATACGGTCTGAATGA
- a CDS encoding serine hydrolase, whose product MNEALQRAIRFSVEHESTWDRQVHGNWGVHVNDPPPWNRLLGPVHDRGPVSGALAVDGRVVTTWGEPDRADLTFSIAKTYLALLAGVAHDRGLLPDPDEAVRARLPGIGFDDPHNAPITWTQLLQQTSEWQGECFGLSDQADHYRAVTFGEPPNGKKGDLRPLQTPGTYWEYNDVRINQLSLALLHLFREPLPDVFRAAIARPLGLSDDWKWAGYDNAWTEIDGKRMQSVPGGTHWGGGMSISANDQLKIAQMLLDDGIAGGKRVLSAEWIARMRTPCPLAPFYGYLVWLNTGRKMFPSVPETSYFGVGAGSSFMWIEPESRIALIVRWLNSAHAGEFFGLMLEAVRGM is encoded by the coding sequence ATGAATGAAGCATTGCAACGTGCGATCCGCTTTTCGGTCGAGCACGAATCGACGTGGGATCGGCAGGTGCACGGCAACTGGGGCGTGCACGTGAACGACCCGCCGCCGTGGAACCGGCTGCTCGGACCGGTGCACGATCGCGGGCCGGTGTCCGGCGCGCTGGCCGTCGATGGCCGCGTGGTGACGACGTGGGGCGAGCCGGATCGCGCGGATCTGACGTTCAGCATCGCGAAGACGTACCTCGCGCTGCTCGCGGGCGTCGCGCACGATCGCGGCTTGCTGCCCGATCCCGACGAGGCGGTGCGCGCGCGCTTGCCGGGCATCGGCTTCGACGATCCGCACAACGCGCCGATCACGTGGACGCAGCTTCTGCAGCAGACGAGCGAGTGGCAAGGCGAGTGCTTCGGGCTGTCGGATCAGGCGGATCACTATCGCGCGGTGACGTTCGGCGAGCCGCCCAACGGCAAGAAGGGCGATCTTCGTCCGCTGCAGACGCCGGGCACCTATTGGGAATACAACGACGTTCGCATCAACCAGCTTTCGCTCGCGCTGCTTCATCTGTTTCGCGAGCCGCTGCCGGACGTTTTTCGCGCTGCGATTGCGCGTCCGCTCGGTTTGAGCGACGACTGGAAGTGGGCGGGTTATGACAACGCATGGACGGAGATCGACGGGAAGCGGATGCAGTCGGTGCCCGGCGGCACGCATTGGGGTGGCGGGATGTCGATCAGCGCGAACGATCAGCTCAAGATCGCGCAGATGCTGCTCGACGATGGAATCGCGGGCGGAAAGCGCGTGCTTTCGGCGGAGTGGATCGCGCGGATGCGCACGCCCTGCCCTCTTGCTCCGTTCTATGGCTACCTCGTCTGGCTCAATACCGGGCGCAAGATGTTTCCGAGCGTGCCTGAAACGAGCTACTTCGGCGTGGGCGCGGGAAGCTCGTTTATGTGGATCGAGCCGGAATCGCGGATTGCGCTGATCGTGCGGTGGCTTAATTCGGCGCATGCGGGGGAGTTTTTTGGGCTGATGCTCGAGGCTGTGCGGGGGATGTAG
- a CDS encoding MFS transporter: protein MSTDSATVSASRAQHGTQRSVARLIVATSIGNALEFYDLVVYGYFAGTLSRLFFPTHDHTVSLLLTLGTFALSYLARPVGALVLGSYSDRHGRKASLTLSIGMMTLGTGMVALMPTYATIGLAAPVLIFLSRLLQGFSAGGEFGSSTAFLVEHAPERRGFMSSWQFSSQGASTLLASLFGAVMTGMLTPAQIEGWGWRIPFLFGVLIGPIGLYIRRRIDETPEFEHAEKVASPVRELLATQKERLLVSIGSLVLTTTANYMLLYMPTYAARQLGLAPSSGFIATLTAGFIMMALVPVVGHLSDKIGRVRIMLVTGVVFFLTVYPAFMFMNAHPSLPTLLAAVIWVALLKATYFAPIPALMSELFPTATRTTGMAFGYNIGTTIFGGFTPLAVASLIAITHNNLAPGLYLMIAAVVSLFTLVWAKKRLRVR from the coding sequence ATGAGCACTGATTCCGCCACGGTGTCCGCGTCGCGCGCGCAGCACGGAACGCAGCGCAGCGTCGCGCGGCTGATCGTCGCGACGTCGATCGGCAATGCGCTCGAGTTCTACGATCTCGTCGTCTACGGCTATTTCGCGGGCACGCTGTCGAGGCTGTTCTTCCCCACGCACGATCACACCGTCTCGCTGCTGCTCACGCTCGGCACGTTCGCGCTGTCGTATCTCGCGCGGCCGGTCGGCGCGCTCGTGCTCGGCTCGTACAGCGACCGGCACGGGCGCAAGGCATCGCTGACGCTGTCCATCGGCATGATGACGCTCGGCACCGGCATGGTCGCGCTGATGCCGACTTACGCGACGATCGGACTCGCCGCGCCCGTGCTCATCTTTCTGTCGAGGCTCTTGCAGGGCTTTTCGGCGGGCGGCGAGTTCGGCAGTTCGACGGCGTTTCTCGTCGAGCATGCGCCCGAGCGCCGCGGTTTCATGTCGAGCTGGCAGTTCTCGAGCCAGGGCGCGAGCACGCTGCTCGCGTCGCTCTTCGGCGCGGTGATGACCGGCATGCTGACGCCCGCGCAGATCGAAGGCTGGGGCTGGCGCATACCGTTTCTCTTCGGCGTGTTGATCGGGCCGATCGGCCTTTATATCCGGCGCCGTATCGACGAAACGCCCGAGTTCGAGCACGCGGAGAAGGTCGCCTCGCCGGTGCGCGAGCTGCTCGCAACGCAGAAAGAACGGCTGCTTGTTTCGATCGGATCGCTCGTGCTCACGACGACCGCGAACTACATGCTGCTCTACATGCCGACGTATGCGGCACGGCAACTGGGGCTCGCGCCTTCGTCCGGCTTCATCGCGACGTTGACGGCGGGCTTCATCATGATGGCGCTCGTGCCGGTGGTCGGGCATCTGTCGGACAAGATCGGCCGCGTGCGCATCATGCTCGTCACGGGCGTCGTGTTCTTTTTGACGGTGTATCCGGCGTTCATGTTCATGAACGCGCATCCGTCGCTGCCGACCTTGCTCGCGGCGGTCATCTGGGTCGCGCTCCTGAAGGCGACGTATTTCGCGCCGATTCCCGCGCTGATGTCCGAGCTCTTCCCGACCGCCACGCGCACGACGGGCATGGCCTTCGGCTACAACATCGGCACGACGATATTCGGCGGATTCACGCCGCTGGCGGTCGCATCGCTCATCGCCATTACGCACAACAACCTTGCGCCGGGGCTTTATCTGATGATCGCCGCGGTCGTGAGCCTGTTCACGCTCGTCTGGGCGAAAAAGCGCCTTCGCGTTCGTTGA
- a CDS encoding M20 family metallopeptidase: protein MTRDTALDIASRYYDSGAFFDDLQRRVAYRTESQEADSGARLAAYLTEELTPTLEAWGFRCRVVANPAGAGPFLVAHRHEGDDLPTVLSYGHGDVVRGYDAQWAERLSPWRVTVDGDRWYGRGTADNKGQHSINLAALKAVLDARDGKLGFNLKLLFETGEEVGSPGLFAICEQLRDELAADVLIASDGPRLAADRPTMFLGSRGVINFRLDVKLRDGAHHSGNWGGLLRNPGIVLANAIASMVDSNGKILIEGLRPPAIPDSVVRALADIKVGGNPGEPDVDTDYGEPGLTPAARVFGWNNIEVLAFRTGNPEKPVNAIPASAFAHMQIRFVVGTDWKNLQQIVRAHLDAHGFPMVDVEVERGMPATRVDPDNPWVQWALRSLTQTTGALPVLLPNLGGTLPNDVFADVLGMPTLWVPHSYPGCSQHAPDEHLLGSVASEGLRIMAGLFWDLGAREGGASDSNPADHLPRKINGANGGLRHEH, encoded by the coding sequence GTGACTCGCGACACCGCACTAGACATTGCCTCGCGCTATTACGATTCCGGCGCGTTTTTCGACGATTTGCAGCGGCGCGTCGCGTATCGCACCGAAAGCCAGGAGGCCGACAGCGGCGCGCGGCTCGCCGCCTACCTGACCGAAGAACTGACGCCGACGCTCGAAGCGTGGGGCTTTCGCTGCCGCGTGGTCGCGAATCCGGCGGGCGCGGGGCCGTTTCTCGTCGCGCACCGGCACGAGGGCGACGATCTGCCGACCGTGCTTAGCTACGGTCACGGCGATGTCGTGCGCGGCTACGACGCGCAGTGGGCCGAACGCTTGTCCCCGTGGCGCGTGACCGTCGACGGCGACCGCTGGTACGGACGCGGCACCGCCGACAACAAGGGCCAGCACAGCATCAACCTCGCCGCGCTGAAAGCCGTGCTCGACGCGCGCGACGGCAAACTCGGCTTCAATCTCAAGCTGTTGTTCGAAACGGGCGAGGAAGTCGGATCGCCGGGACTTTTCGCGATTTGCGAGCAGTTGCGCGACGAACTCGCCGCCGACGTGCTGATCGCCTCCGATGGCCCGCGTCTCGCCGCCGACCGCCCGACGATGTTCCTCGGCTCGCGCGGCGTCATCAATTTCCGGCTCGACGTGAAACTGCGCGACGGCGCGCATCACTCCGGCAACTGGGGCGGCCTCTTGCGCAATCCGGGCATCGTGCTCGCAAACGCGATTGCGTCGATGGTCGATTCGAACGGCAAGATCCTGATCGAAGGGCTGCGCCCGCCGGCGATTCCGGATTCCGTCGTGCGCGCGCTCGCGGATATCAAGGTCGGCGGCAATCCGGGCGAACCGGACGTCGATACGGACTACGGCGAGCCGGGCCTCACGCCCGCCGCGCGCGTGTTCGGCTGGAACAACATCGAAGTGCTCGCGTTTCGCACCGGGAACCCCGAAAAGCCGGTGAACGCGATTCCGGCGAGCGCGTTCGCGCACATGCAGATTCGCTTTGTCGTCGGCACGGACTGGAAGAACCTGCAGCAGATCGTGCGCGCGCATCTCGACGCGCACGGCTTCCCGATGGTCGATGTCGAAGTGGAGCGCGGCATGCCCGCGACGCGCGTCGATCCGGACAATCCGTGGGTGCAATGGGCGCTGCGCTCGCTCACGCAGACGACCGGCGCGCTGCCCGTGCTGCTGCCCAATCTTGGCGGCACGCTGCCGAACGACGTATTCGCCGATGTCCTCGGCATGCCGACGCTGTGGGTGCCGCACTCGTATCCCGGCTGCTCGCAGCATGCGCCGGACGAGCATCTGCTCGGCTCCGTCGCGAGCGAGGGCCTGCGCATCATGGCGGGGCTTTTCTGGGACTTGGGCGCGCGCGAAGGCGGCGCCAGCGACAGCAATCCGGCGGATCATCTGCCGCGCAAGATCAACGGAGCCAACGGAGGCCTTCGCCATGAGCACTGA
- a CDS encoding LysR family transcriptional regulator, with protein sequence MDQTALRYFLEVARSGSLSKASERLFVAVSALSRQIAKIEEQMGTPLFERRPRGMVLTDAGRLLANHARRTQLEDERVIDEIRGLTASGRATIRIAASEGVAPDFLPQAFAHFLKTHPRAHFLLDVSPPSVATQGVRDGTHDIAVCFSMAPEENVQVQYAQRAPVYALMRRDHPLASRESVSLADLLAWPLAMHSQGVTLRQLFDIACSLEGLVFEPVFVGNYHMALQTFVRLTDAITLTGYLTVRSRLSEDGFAAVPVSNPELHQRTLQIQTMAGRTLPQPVIAFIELLKQAIDDPAIIE encoded by the coding sequence ATGGATCAGACGGCGTTGCGCTATTTCCTCGAAGTCGCGCGAAGCGGATCGCTCAGCAAGGCGTCGGAGCGGCTCTTCGTCGCGGTGTCGGCGTTGAGCCGGCAGATCGCGAAGATCGAGGAACAGATGGGCACGCCGCTTTTCGAGCGGCGTCCGCGCGGCATGGTGCTGACCGACGCCGGCCGCCTGCTCGCGAATCACGCGCGGCGCACCCAGCTCGAAGACGAGCGCGTGATCGACGAAATTCGCGGACTGACCGCGAGCGGCCGCGCGACGATACGCATCGCGGCATCCGAAGGCGTCGCGCCCGATTTTCTGCCGCAGGCGTTCGCGCATTTCCTGAAGACGCATCCGCGCGCGCATTTTCTGCTCGACGTATCGCCGCCGTCGGTGGCGACGCAGGGCGTGCGCGACGGCACGCATGACATCGCCGTGTGCTTCAGCATGGCGCCCGAAGAAAACGTGCAAGTGCAGTACGCGCAGCGCGCGCCGGTCTATGCGCTAATGCGCCGCGATCATCCGCTCGCTTCGCGCGAAAGCGTGTCGCTCGCGGATCTGCTCGCGTGGCCGCTCGCGATGCACAGTCAAGGCGTGACGCTTCGACAACTCTTCGACATCGCGTGCAGTCTCGAAGGACTCGTCTTCGAGCCGGTCTTCGTCGGCAATTACCACATGGCGCTGCAGACCTTCGTGCGTCTCACGGATGCAATCACGCTCACCGGCTATCTCACCGTGCGCAGCCGTTTGAGCGAAGACGGTTTCGCCGCCGTGCCCGTATCGAACCCGGAGCTGCATCAGCGCACGTTGCAGATTCAGACGATGGCGGGACGCACGCTGCCGCAGCCGGTCATCGCGTTCATCGAACTGCTGAAGCAGGCGATAGACGACCCCGCGATCATCGAATGA
- a CDS encoding Gfo/Idh/MocA family protein — protein MSGIASTRQDKAETRPPFVGESERRSPIEPPPLPHDRKIGFAVIGLGRLSLDSILPALASSKLGRLAAVMTGDKAKGERVARQYGAPQDAVYGYDEWTRLGENEDVQAVYIVTPNGLHHEQVLAAARVGKHVLCEKPLTNTSAEAEDMIRACANAGVMLMVAYRLQYEPHNREAARIARSNQFGGLKIIEAHNGQVQGEADQWRHDRRLAGGGSLPDIGLYCLNFARFVTGEEPVEVSAWTWSTPGDARFAEVEENVSWQMRFPSGVVARCSAAYDAHESRVARLHFQRGTVQLDPAFAYKGLRLQVQHRSAEREDVELREEHVLDEANQFAAEIDHMAECILTGRQPATPGEEGLQDQRIMEAIYRSAAENRPVELPHVAQRDAFRDARLSD, from the coding sequence ATGTCAGGCATCGCATCGACGAGGCAGGACAAAGCTGAGACAAGACCGCCATTCGTCGGCGAATCCGAGAGGCGCTCGCCCATCGAGCCGCCGCCGCTTCCTCACGATCGCAAGATCGGCTTCGCGGTGATCGGTCTCGGCCGCCTGAGCCTCGATTCGATCTTGCCCGCGCTCGCATCGTCGAAACTCGGGCGGCTCGCGGCCGTGATGACCGGCGACAAGGCGAAGGGCGAACGCGTCGCGCGTCAATACGGCGCGCCGCAGGACGCGGTGTACGGTTACGACGAATGGACGCGTCTCGGCGAAAACGAGGACGTTCAGGCCGTGTATATCGTCACGCCTAACGGACTGCATCACGAACAGGTGCTCGCGGCTGCGCGCGTCGGCAAACATGTGCTTTGCGAGAAGCCGTTGACCAACACATCGGCAGAAGCGGAGGACATGATTCGCGCATGCGCAAATGCGGGCGTGATGCTGATGGTCGCATATCGCCTGCAATACGAGCCGCATAATCGCGAGGCCGCGCGCATTGCCCGGTCGAATCAGTTCGGAGGCCTTAAGATCATCGAGGCGCACAACGGCCAGGTTCAGGGCGAAGCCGATCAATGGCGGCACGACAGGCGTCTCGCGGGCGGCGGATCGCTGCCGGACATCGGCCTCTATTGCCTGAATTTCGCGCGCTTCGTGACCGGCGAGGAGCCGGTCGAAGTATCGGCGTGGACGTGGAGCACGCCAGGCGATGCGCGCTTCGCCGAAGTCGAGGAGAACGTGTCGTGGCAAATGCGCTTTCCGTCCGGCGTCGTTGCGCGATGTTCGGCGGCCTACGACGCGCACGAATCGCGTGTCGCGCGGCTGCATTTTCAGCGGGGCACCGTGCAGCTCGATCCCGCGTTCGCATACAAGGGACTGCGCCTTCAGGTGCAGCATCGGTCGGCCGAGCGCGAGGACGTCGAGTTGCGCGAGGAACATGTGCTCGACGAAGCCAATCAGTTCGCAGCGGAAATCGATCACATGGCCGAGTGCATTCTGACGGGCAGGCAGCCGGCAACGCCGGGCGAGGAAGGCTTGCAGGATCAGCGGATCATGGAAGCGATCTATCGTTCAGCGGCGGAAAACCGGCCGGTGGAACTGCCGCACGTCGCGCAACGCGACGCTTTCCGCGATGCGCGGCTCTCCGACTGA